One Hevea brasiliensis isolate MT/VB/25A 57/8 chromosome 5, ASM3005281v1, whole genome shotgun sequence genomic region harbors:
- the LOC110649368 gene encoding josephin-like protein, protein MSCKANKRVSFCPDVQEKPIFSSKHGGGIRVAANRKRVAGIFSFRLLRSSKCSPARILRRLGAKVARVLRLVSMKRKSSRKVSSASLTRSRSLADAIDSQRAEAIEDCIEFLNSSSSLQRSNSVSTNSC, encoded by the coding sequence ATGTCATGCAAGGCAAATAAGAGAGTGAGTTTCTGTCCTGATGTCCAGGAGAAGCCCATTTTCTCTTCTAAACATGGAGGTGGAATCAGAGTTGCTGCAAACAGGAAGAGGGTTGCCGGAATCTTCAGCTTTAGGCTCCTCAGAAGCTCCAAATGTTCACCTGCAAGAATACTCAGGCGACTCGGTGCTAAGGTAGCTAGAGTTCTACGTCTTGTGTCCATGAAAAGGAAGTCTTCACGCAAGGTTTCTTCAGCCAGTTTGACAAGATCAAGATCTCTTGCAGATGCAATAGACTCCCAGAGAGCTGAAGCTATAGAAGATTGTATTGAGTTCTTAAATTCTTCTTCCTCTTTGCAGAGGTCAAATTCAGTTTCTACAAATTCTTGCTAG